In the genome of Stomoxys calcitrans chromosome 4, idStoCalc2.1, whole genome shotgun sequence, the window ACTCTATGCTACGTGAAAGGACTTTCAACGCGGACTTCGGACGAACGCCTCAAGGGTGGGGTGCTAATCCTGTGTTTTTATGGATAGCTCTAAGATGGAGACCGAAACTGGACTGAAGCCATGCTCCGGCACACAAAAAAATCGGTGCGTCGGTGAGTCTGTCGGACGAGTGTATGTTCCTTAGAGAAGAGCTCTGTGCCATAACGATGGCTGCAAAGGGAATTTACGGAAGGGATTTACAATTTTCAAAATCAGTATACAAGGCCGAGCGTTCGATAGCAGTGATGTCGAAGTTCTTGGCGGAAGTTCAAACTAAACCTAAACTATTAACCACGAATTGTGATAAATTCCACAGAGAAATCATTGAATAGTGGAAAAACCGTTttccaaatgtaaatttttggttttgaaatttattcaaacttcaaattttgtcagctgacacgaaaacggaatgtaaaattttgtttttactgaattctactttccggTTACAGTAGACAGGCGTTCGGTAATCATTTGTATGTGTACTCataaaccaaaataaaacagctgacacgttttccCAAAGAGGGTGAGAAAGGAAAAGAGTTGGCATTAGAGCGAAATACGGCATGGCCAGTGACaaaagttaaagacacaacatgattGAGTTGCTTACGATAattcgtttttccttttattccaactttcggttgcaaagaaacaaagcaaaatacgaaaaatgttcgaacgaatgcccgaatcaaaacagaataacccgaaaatgttgcaaccctcaatgtgattccaattggaatacatggaaaatgttgtgtctttaacgcatgttattttacggtacggggaagacaaagcagaaaccctctcttgtatTATCTCACCCTCTTTgcgttttcctacatttacggtatgtttacgagagcataaccaggtcctaattctttgtttacgttttctcctatttgatggcACATTCAATCGGCAGAATTGACATCCTTattgatgttcatggggcctaacCACCTTATGTTTTCGAAAGTCACTTAACCctttattagtgaatcctgctcaaaactttaacaattattacgcataaaaaatcagatgttgctaaaatttttaggttatgtcatacgaaaataacatacaggtgtgatagtgAAAATGATGAATTGTATGTAAatttacaaacattttcaattacatgagAATACAAagagtgacatgtcataaggcATCTACATGCCTTGTAATAGCCCCGTTAACAAAACACCTTCTGTTCGTCGGAACGTGAAAAGGCCCTTGTACGACACATTTGAAGATGATGTTACCAAAGAGGGTGAGAAAGGAAAAGAGTTGGCATTAGAGCGAAATACGGCATGGCCAGTGACaaaagttaaagacacaacatgattGAGTTGCTTACGATAattcgtttttccttttattccaactttcggttgcaaagaaacaaagcaaaatacgaaaaatgttcgaacgaatgcccgaatcaaaacagaataacccgaaaatgttgcaaccctcaatgtgattccaataggaatacatggaaaatgttgtgtctttaacgcatgttattttacggtacggggaagacaaagcagaaaccctctcttgtatTATCTCACCCTCTTTGGATGTTACTAAGCGACTtgttattttttgaaaacataaaatttatttatttgaatgaACAGTATATCTGACAATAACTGCTAGCTGTGCTGCAAGGAAAAAGACCTTTCTACATTAATTTCGATTTATCATCGAAAATGTTATTTAGCATTGAGGATATTTGCAATAAATTGCAATCAACAGAGCGAAGAGTTAAAATTGCCGCCCTGGAAGAATTGCAAAGGAAATGTTTGGACAACCAGGTGCCCGGCAAAGATGTTCAGGAAATATACGACGAATTGTATTTGCATTTACTTAAATGCTACAGTGACAGATTCGAGAGTGTACGGGATAAGTCTGTGGAAACTGTGAATGCATTCGTGGAACGTTTGCCACCAAACGACTTTCATTTGCTTAACATAGTGTCGGCTTTGAGAGAACGCTTAGGACAACAAGAGACAGTCGAGGAAAGTGAAGAAATTCGATTGGTGTTAGTGCAGCAAATGGCAAAATTGGTGAATCGTTTCATAGAAACTGGAAATAAAACTTCGCTGCAGGGTTGCACCACAGATATAATAGTAATTTTAGCGAAGGTATTGAAGGACCCCTATCCGGCTGTTCAAAGACAAGCATGCACTTGTGTTGCTATCCTCGCCTCTTCGAGCGATTCATATACTTTCGAAAAACATGCAGTGCCACTAGCTAAAGCCCTTTACGGAATGCTAAACCATAAACACTCTAACGCCCGCATTGCGGCAGTCAACGCTTTGAGTTTTGTGGCCCTGCATATTGATGCAAGTAGGGATTCTCTATCCAGACTTCTAATGGAAGTATCTCCGTTGTTAATGGATGCAATGCCTCTAGTCCGCCGAGAATGCGGAGAGTTAGGTATACGGCTGTTGCTTGAACTAAAGGATCGATACTCGTACTTTGATCGATTGATACCTTTGGTGTTGTGCTGGTGAGATTATTCTTAGTTTGAAACTATGGCAAAATTTCTCTTTAACCCTCTTTATATGGTATTTCAGCCTAAAAGATGAATCTCCCGAAGTAAGGGATTACATACTCCCACTTTGGATAAAATGTGGCAAAAAGTATTACGAGGAGAACGAGGCGGAGTTAAGTAAACAAGAAATAGCTGATATAGTCCCTAGCAATTATCCAACGAGTGTCAAGCGCCCCACGATTGGCTGCCGTGCGATAGTTCAGCGATCGCTGCGCCTGCTGAAGCTTATTACACGCGAGTCATCCGACTGGAAGGAAAATGTTCGACTGCACTCTCTGAAGTTGTTATACCAATTTGTTTTGCATGCCGAGGCTGCCATgacagcaaaattttttgaaatataccCAGATATAGCAAGATGCTGCCGTGATAATGATAATATTGTCGTCCAGGAAGCATTTAATCTAGCTGACCTAATGGGACGTTTATTGAACTATGATGACTGGTGTGAACATGGATTTGAAGGTTTAGAGAAAAATGCCAAAGAAGGCTACCTAAAGTGTTTCTACTATATGTATACTGCAGCCATAAatgttaaatttgaagataatttGAGGCTGACGAAATTATTGGTGGAACCTGATTTTTCACAGACGCTGAAAACAGACTTTCAATTGTATATTTTAAATATGGTTGACACGGTTTTAGACAAAACAGAGGAAGAATCAAAACTTTTGGCTGATGAAAACCCCAAATACAATGCCCAACTTAATGAGctttataaaaattgctattGCTGCACAATGAAGGTAAGGGCCTTGTCGCTGGAATCCGAACAAACCAATGCTGAAGAATTGCAATCAAAAGGCAGTAAAATACTAGAGCGTATTGTTGTACGCTATGGATTCTCTTTAGACGATCTTCATGAGAAATTTTTC includes:
- the LOC106089002 gene encoding dynein axonemal assembly factor 5, which translates into the protein MLFSIEDICNKLQSTERRVKIAALEELQRKCLDNQVPGKDVQEIYDELYLHLLKCYSDRFESVRDKSVETVNAFVERLPPNDFHLLNIVSALRERLGQQETVEESEEIRLVLVQQMAKLVNRFIETGNKTSLQGCTTDIIVILAKVLKDPYPAVQRQACTCVAILASSSDSYTFEKHAVPLAKALYGMLNHKHSNARIAAVNALSFVALHIDASRDSLSRLLMEVSPLLMDAMPLVRRECGELGIRLLLELKDRYSYFDRLIPLVLCCLKDESPEVRDYILPLWIKCGKKYYEENEAELSKQEIADIVPSNYPTSVKRPTIGCRAIVQRSLRLLKLITRESSDWKENVRLHSLKLLYQFVLHAEAAMTAKFFEIYPDIARCCRDNDNIVVQEAFNLADLMGRLLNYDDWCEHGFEGLEKNAKEGYLKCFYYMYTAAINVKFEDNLRLTKLLVEPDFSQTLKTDFQLYILNMVDTVLDKTEEESKLLADENPKYNAQLNELYKNCYCCTMKVRALSLESEQTNAEELQSKGSKILERIVVRYGFSLDDLHEKFFNDALEYVDNIDAPLDDLSEPILLFYGLLKLGKLREPYLLNIQQKVKTVFTMCADESKIKIFTAVSIAMLEWHNTIRRPLECSCALLRGFIDAVVEPCIVWKAGANAEAMRSLATATLCSLSQGAAEEARYILPSLAKYIPSLLEDNSVSTRHYAVKCLNNFGAVNLEELKPIAYGCLQRLDDASSGIRILAASVIPKLEPALIDVPAGMGGEGDKKMAYEHDIWQTFVKKCLELMFLHYDGPDLRLRAVLKGTIMEMGKRYPEICKESYESILNTTCNSINLKELEEELALIK